Genomic DNA from Buteo buteo chromosome 21, bButBut1.hap1.1, whole genome shotgun sequence:
TCTCCCCTCACACCTCCCCCTTACCCACAGGGGGGATCTCCCCTCACAGCTCCCCCTTACCCGCAGGGGGGATCTCCCCTCACAGCTCCCCCTTACCCGCGGGAGGGATCTCCCCTCACACCTCCCCCTTACCCACAGGGGGGATCTCCCCTCACAGCTCCCCCTTACCCACAGGGGGGATCTCCCCTCACACCTCCCCCTTAGCCACAGGGAGGATCTCCCCTCACACCTCCCCCTTACCCGCAGGGGGGATCTCCCCTCACAGCTCCCCCTTACCCGCGGGAGGGATCTCCCCTCACAGCTCCCCCTTACCCACAGGAGGGATCTCCCCTCACAGCTCCCCCTTACCCACAGGGGGGATCTCCCCTCACACCTCCTCCTTACACACAGGGAGGATCTCCCCTCACACCTCCCCCTTACCCACAGGGGGGATCTCCCCTCACACCTCCCCCTTACACACAGGGAGGATCTCCCCTCACAGCTCCCCCTTACACACAGGGAGGATCTCCCCTCACAGCTCTCCCCGGCCTCCTCTCAGagcccggctccccccgccgcccctcaccCGACTCCTCGTCTTTCTTGTCGAACTTCTTCAGCATGGTGCTGCCGAGCGGCCCCTCGGTGAGGCCCTTCCCGCCCCGTGGCAGTCCCGACCCCgatcccggtcccggtcccggtcccggtgccggtgccacCGCCCGCCCCTTCCTGCTCCCCGCCCCTTCCTGCCAGCCTGTcactgccgccgccgcccgtcACATTGCGCAGGCGCGGCCCCACCCTCCCTGACGTGGCTCCCGGCGGCGGCCCGAGCCGCGGGCGGGGCTCCGGGGTGTGGCGCGGAGCGCTGACTGACAGGAGGAGAGGGCGGGGACCGACTGGGAACGGTGCGGTCTGATTGGCGGAGACGCGGGGGCGGGGCTAGGAAGGGGGCGGGGTCTGGGGGCAGCAGTGGGTCTGGGGGCAGCAGTGGgtctggggacactgggcttggggggggccacagtggggctggggagggagataCTGGTACCAGGGGGAACACTGGAGGAGACACAGCATAAGGGGGGACACACTGGGACTCGGGGGGGACACTGGGATCCCTGGGGGGACACTGGGCAGGGGGCCACCCtgggaggggcaggggaagggcagAGTGGGGCACCGGGGAGATCGGGGGACACCGGGGCCGGAGGGGGGCCGGAGCAAGGGGAGGCACACTGGGACTCggggaggggagatgggacGGTGGGGCAGGACATGGGAAGGGGGAGATCCCGGCAGGGGCTCCGTTCCCCGAGGGGACAAGGGGGGTGGCGGGGGAGAACCCCCTCCTGGGGACGGGCAGTTGTCACCTGGACTGCCCGCCCTGGAGCATCCCCGCTGTGATGCACCGTCTCTGGCAGCTCTTCCCGTGCCCCGTGTCTCTGCTGCCACCAGCACCCCATCAGTACCCCGCACCCACGAACCCCCGGGCCtggccccacagcacccacacaCTGCAgtggggtgtccctggggtcCAGCGCTACCCGGGCATCGCCTGAGCCCTGGGGCAGGTGGGGAAGGCAAAGAACCCGTTACCCACCCCAGACCTCACCCCAACCCACCCATCTGCTGGCACATCCCTTCACCGGCTACGGAAATACGCCCGTCCCACAGGGTGTGGGGTCACCCCAATTGCTTCTGCCCCCTTCCCAAAGCCAGCACCTGCTCCAAGGCGAAGGGGCTGCACTCACCCTGCAGCAGGTACTCCTCGAAGAGCATGGCTGTGTcccccaccagctccagcagcccctCTGGTGGGTGtcccccagcctctgccttgCCCGTGCCGCCCTGTACTTTGCACGGGGCGGCCGCACTCTGCTCCGCACCGCTCTTATCTCCCAGCCTCGCCGAAGACGGCAGCTCCAGCAGCGCAACGTAATGTCCCCGTTGGCCCAGAGCTGCTGCGAGCACCCTGGGCTGGGGGCCAGCCCCACTGCTGGTGCAAGGGCTGACACCCCTCATTTGGGGTTTAACGAGCTCCAGTGCCGGCCCTGGCCTGGGATGTGCTCCCACTGCAGCTCTGGGGAGAGGGCATACAAAATGGGGGTGTACAGGAGTACAGGACCGGTATAAACCACAACAAGTCGTGTTCAATACCACCTTTTATTGTGCACAATCGCCAGGTCCGTCTTCAAGGCTCAGCTGAGTTTCGTGGAGGATTTTGTGTGCTGCAGCCACCCAGAGAGAGGTGACACATGGGAAAACCCGCCTGGCTGGATAAGGCCCCTTTGGAGACATCCCAGCAGTGGGTAAGTGGGGAGCGAAGCCGGGCACAGAAATCCCTGtggtgcccagggctgggagccagcTGTGCTCTGGGGCTGGTCCCGGTGAAGGCAAACGCGGCCGTGTCTTCTCCAGTGGTGCTCCCAAGTCCTCCcgtggctgctgctggtgccatGGGCACCGGGAGAACAAGGTGCCGTGTCCACAGTCCCTCACAGGCACACCGATGCCGCCCCACACTCCTCTCTGCCCGTGCCCCCCGTGGCCGAGAAGCCGTGCTCAGCCGGGGAGGTTTATTTCCTGCGCCCGAGACGGGCCATCAGCTCGGCATTGGCAGCCGCCTTGGCCTGCAGCTCCTTCTCTCTGGCCAGGTCGAGCAGGATTTTCAGTACATGGGTGGGGACATCAAGTGACAGGGACACCATTCTCGCCTTTTTTCTGGGAGCAGGTCTCTTGGCAGCTGGGCTCATCGGCCAGGGCAATGCTTTTCTTGCTGACCCTTCTAGCAGTGGTGGGCTGGCTTTGTCTGGATGAGACCCTCCCCCAGATCCGTGGTCACCCCTCCTCATTTCAGGGAGATCTGGCAGCGTCTCATTAGCACCGGTGGTTTCCTGCTTCGTCAGCTTCCCTCCGTCCCCAGCTCGAGGGGCTGGCGGgagctgctcatggcttggcCCCTTCCAGGCTCTCGCCGGCACCCCAAGGACCACCAGGAAGGTGAGCAGCGTCCTGCAGCGCAGCACAGCCAGGAGTGCCTGCGGGGAGCACACAGCTGGTGCTGAGCAtcgtgtcgtgtcccccccatCGCGCTGCCATGGCCCCACAGCCCTCCAGGCAGGATGCGTCCCTGCCAGGGTGCcgcacgcagagcccccccactccctgcGCCAGCTGGCCATGCCCGGAGGTGGGGGCTCACCTTCCTTTTGGGGAGCCTTCAGTTTTCCACCCTGATTTTAACCTTTTCGCATGGGGGGCAGTTTTGGGGAGGCTGAAGGGGACGTGGGAAGCAAATCAGCTGGGTGTCCCTGTCCTTTCCCACAGCCCCTGGCCAGATACTGGCTGTCCCCTCCATTTCACACCCTCCAGCCCTTTGCCACTCAGGGGAAGGGATATTCCCACCCGGGGGGGGGTGGCCGCTGCCCAGCCCAGACCCTTCCCTTTGGCCAGGGAAGCGTGACGTGTCCGGGGTTtcggggctgggcaggcagtgGGGCTTTCCTCCTCCCACGCCTTCCCAGTGGATGCCATCCCCCGCGGGGCTGCTGGGCTCTCTGGGGCAAAAGCCACCCCCCCTCCAGGAGGGACACGAGCCACTTGGCCTAAAATACGCAGCAGGTTGGTGGCAGTGGGATGACAAGGGCACGAGTCCGCCCATGTGCAGAGTTGTGCCGAGCCTCAGCATCTTCCTCTGCCCTGTACCCAGCCCTGGTCCCAGGGAGGGCCCTGGGGGATGCAaggtgctgtgctgcagggtgaggGTCAGGGTGCTGTGCCAGAGGCAATGGGGGTCAGAGTGGGTGTGGGGGGACTGCCGCACAAATCCTGCTGTTATGGCAGCATCTCCCCCGAATCAGTCGCCCAGCAGGAAGGAGGGCAGTGAAAGGCATCCAACCTCCTGCAACCCATCTCCAGCGTGAAGCCCTTGGGAAAGTACCGGAGCAGGCAGCCGGAGGTGGTTTAACTTGCTGGGAAGTGGGTAATGAAAAGCATCCAACCCCCCGCAACCCATTTCCCAGCTAAAAGCCCCCTGGAAAGCACCACTGAAGAGCGCAGCCTCACCATTTTCAGCAGGTCCTTGTCCCTCTGATGTTCAGGCAATGCTTCCCAGGTGCGGGGACCACGAGCTGGGGtttgccctgctccctgccaagCCCCGGCTCTTatcctgcccccagctccaccTCCGGCCCACGAAGGGTGACatgcggggggggacggggacaacGTTATTAATACATTTTGCCTAATAGCAGATGAAATCATCCCGGGCCGTGGGTGGGCACGTGCCCCTCACAGCTCCATCAGCTGCATTTGGAGGGGATTCCAGGAACCTGGGGCAGCTTAGGCATTATTATTTCACGTCTGACTCGCAAAATGGTTTTTCTCCAACTAATTGAGCTTTCCTGCTCctgtcagcttttttttaaggaagggagaaaaacacacacacattgcTGCTGGCCAGCGTTTGTGGCACCGGCGGCAAGCGCCAGCTCCCCAGGCGTTGTGCCGCACGCGACGTCTCCCAGCGTTGGTTTGGTGCTGCCGTCCTGATGGACTCCCTGGCCTTGGCCAGCTGGGGGACATACCTGGAGACATGTCACCTCCCTGCTGTGCCAAACCCAGAGCACTGCCTGAGCTACTGGTTTGCAGTCAGCTGCACCAGTTCAAGAAGGACACCACTAGTTTGCAGCCCACCTGCACCAGTCCAGCTGGGGGACACCACTGGTTTGCAGTTCACCTTCACCCACTCTAACTGGGACGCCACTGGTTTGCAGCCCACCTGCACCAGTCCAGCCTGgcccagcccctctgccagctgcctgtGGTGGGTAGTGCCCTGGAGGTGTTGCTGTGGGACGAGCCCCACGCAGAGGGTTTTGCCCCAAAGTTCCCCCCTTAGCAGCTGTGGGAGCACCCAGGGGGTCTCATGCTGGGCAGGCACCTGTGTGAGATGAGTTGGTGAGTGCTCAGCCTGGAGGGCTGGCCGGGGCAAGGAGCcagggtgcccagggctggagcTCAGACTGCTGGGGGTCATGCCCACCCCCATGGCCGCAGGGTGACCCGTCCCATGCCAGcctccctggcagcagcagggagaggaaataACGCCTGCTCTGTTCCTCCTCCCGGGGATGGCCAGGAACTCACCCCCAGCAGCCAAAATTAGCCAGTGGTGCTGATTCACCCAGCATATTATGCATCACCGCAGCTCCGCGTGCCGACACGTCACGGCGCGGCCGGGGGGTTGTGGCCTGGCTTGCGTCAGCCCGGCACGGGAATGTGGCACTGGGGTCCCGGGGAGGGTGAGGACCCCTAGCCAGCACCGCCAGCAGTGAGCATCTGGGAAGGGCATCCTAGCTGGGGTGGGCAGTGGGCACGCTTGACTCAAGAGCTGGCCCCGGTCTCCATGGGCATCTTCAGCGGCGCACCAAGAAGCATGGCATCTCCCCATGAGCACAGCTTTAAtatcacacacacccccccccccgcattgGTACGCATATACATTCGCTGTATACAGATATACACAGAGAGCAGCGGTACGTATGGGTGCCACAGAGCCCGCCTAGCAGCCCGCAGGCCCCCGGGCCCCGAGGCGGTGGGGGGCACGTCCCCACTTGGCGCTGGGGCttgggggaggcaggggctgTGGACCCCCAGGAGCCAACATCGCTTTCATGAAGCCTTTGAGAGCGAGCATAGGCGAGCAGGAACCTCCTCTAACATAGCACCATCCTCAGGGTTTTCCTGAtgggctggggggtgcaggCAAGCCCCCCCCAGATTGAAAACAGATGTGCTGCTGGCAGGCGTGCGAGCTGGAGGGTAGCGCACGGAGAAAGCCTCCGGCCTCCCCACAGGTCTTTGCCAAACCATCGCAGCCGCAAAAGGGGAACCGGGCCCCAGTTGCGGTTAAGGTGAAATTTATTCAGATGGAGCTGGTTGCAGGGTGGGTGGTGAGGGATGCCATGCAAGGAGGCAGCGCCTGGCCCAGGGATGCGGACTGCCTCCCCTGGCAGAGAGTGGGGAATgggaaggggtttgggggtctgtggaggggcagggaaggggatgaGGGTGTTAGATGAGGCGAGGGGAGCGCAACCATGCCACGTCCCAGCTCCGCTCCTGGGCCAGGGGAGAGGGGGCATGGGGCCAAGCGCTATCCCGTCAGCAGCAAATAAGTTAAAAATCAAACTGGGAACAGCCCAGGAAACCTCCAGGCGGGAAAAGGGGTTAAAAGTCTTGGGGGGGTGCGTGGTTTCCCATTTGATACAAGTTTCACCTTAATGGGCAATAAAACTGATATGAAAGGAAAAACCCGTGAGCAGCAAAAAGACACGTTAGAAATAGCACCAGGTTCCTGCCGGGGGCGGGTGGGCATGTGGACCCCACCACTGCGGGCAGCCCAGCCCCGGCCGGGGCAGCAGCCGGGCCCTGCCGccgggcagccctgcctgccaaGACACTGCCCGCACTTACGCCTTTGACTGCCCTCCCACCTTGCCGCTGGCAACGCCACGGGCATCTGTGGAGAGAAGCAAGGGGGTGTCAGAGCTGAGGTGGGGGACCAGCATCATCCCCCCCGGCTCTGCACCGGCCGAGCTCGCGGCACCAGCTGGGGATGCTGCCAGACCTGCCAGTGCCATGCCTACCTGCCCCTGGGTGCTGCCCACAGTGCAGCTCGCACTCCTCCTTGCTGTCGAAGCGGTTGAGGTTGCCCCGGCAGCCGCTGTAGACGAAGGGCCGGCATTCGGTGACTCTTTGGTTGTAGTACCACCGCAGCGTGTAGTGCTGGCAGTCCCCCTCGTCCAGCGGCAGGCTGCAGGGCTCAGCTGCGGGGTGCAAACGGCGATGGTGAGGGCAGGCGGGAGCCGGCAGCACACCGGTGATGGAGGCAGCCGGACCCActtggcagaggaggagaaacgCCAGAAGGGGAAGGCAGTGGATGGCTCCCAGCTGAGCGCGGGCAGGGTTTGGCTGGAGGGGACATCTCTGCCCTGCCCAAGTGCTGGGAGTGAGAGCAGGAGACGCTGCTCTGGGCAAGCCCTCTCACAGGGGCAGCCCTCAGCAAAAGCTGGAGGTAGAGCTGGGAGGCAGGCGGCACAGGGACATGACGGCCACGGCGTCCCTTGGAAGGGTACCAGCGGGACCCTCTGCATGCTGCTAGCTGCTGCCAGGgcttccctgctctcctgggggCTTTGTGATCCTCTCCTGCAGCTCGTGACCAGGAGCACAGGAAAGCTGCCAGGGGCAGCAGGTCCCACCAGCCCAGCAAACCATCCGTCACTGCTGGCGATGGCTTCAGCGAGGGGGATGGAGCACGAGGACTGCGCAGCGTGCATGGCAGTGCTGTGATGGGGAGCGTGCACCTTGCCTGGGTGCCAGCGAGAGGGCTGCAAATCCCCCTAGCCAGAGGGTGCGGGGACCCGCTGCCAGGCGGGATGTGGAGGTATCACCCCAGCAAAGCCCAGGCAGCCCCATGGTCGCCTCTGGTGGCTCCATCCTCAGGTgccgggcaggggcagggaagcTCACCGCCCATCGCAGGCTGCTCCGAGCTGTCCATCTCGGGGACCTCATCGtagtcctcctcctccccatacACGCTCTCGTACTCGAGATCATCAGTGTCAAGCACGACTCGCCTGTCCTGCCCTGGGAGACAGCGCTGGATGTGAGCGGCACCTTATCTCCCCCTCTGTCCCCTccaccctgctccccccagccaCAGCCTGGCACACAGCCACACAcctgcacgcacacacatacatgcacacccCCCCATTGgtgccctctcctctccccggTCTTTAATTAAAGCCCCCTGGGACCGGCAGCATGGCCACTGATGGATTATCCCTCAGTGCCTGCAAGCAGAGGGCAGGGATGTGACCAGCCACAGagagggagcaggggaaaagggggaTGGGGACTAAAAGCACAGGGATGACActcaccctcctcttcctcagtgTGTGACAACTTGAGCACAGGGACTGCATGAGCGCTGCCAGCAGGGAACGGCTGGGTGGGGAAGAGCCCTGCCAGGGCAAAGGACATGGTACAGGCATCAGAGAGGCGGCGAGGGGGCCCGGGGCGCTTTCCCCCTGCCTCCCGGGAGGAAACCACCCCTTGGAAGTGTGGAGCAGCCCGGCActgccccagcactgctgcagcctgccGGGGTACACGGCCAGGGATGGGGAACCTGGGGACaccccctcctctctctgcactgcagaccagggctgctgggggctcccgaaggagggacaggcaggaggagctgctgcccagTGGGACGGGAGCCGTGGGGagcccagcaggatggggatggggatgacAACGGGCACAGGGAGGCACATGTGCCCACAGGGCAGGATCTCGTAGGTCCTCCGGGCTCTCCATCACCTGTTTGGCCGTGCTCCCTCTCCTGGCGCacgcttcttcctcctccctggagAGAGTGGAGGCTGCTCCTGGCCTGagccccccagcctccttggaGAGAAAGCACCCACCTCATCCCAGCCCACCCCTtgcccccagccctccagccccctcctccagctcaccctcccctccagcagtcCTGGCCCCTGCAAGGCCGCCTGCCCCAGCTCCGGCACCCAAGCATGGATGAGGCGCGGTCCCCGCGGTCCCTTCTCTATCGGGTAGACCCTGGTCGTGCCCGGACCCCACTGGCACCATCCCGAGCCACCTGCCCCTGGGGATCCCTGCTGCACCATCACTTCTGCCATGCACCATCCCTTCTCCCTGCACATGGTCCCACGCTGATGCTGGCCCTGACCGAGGGGGCCCCGGAGGATCCCAGTCACCTCCAGCACCCCCAAAACCAGCGGCACACCTGGGTGCTGGGACCCCTTTGGTACCACACGTgcagagcaggggcaggggggtAGGAAGGGAAAGCCGCAACCTGAGTGCTCACGTGAATCCAGGCGCTGTGGGAAGTGGCCGCCGCAGGCTGCGGGAGAGACGGGGCGAGGGGTCAGGGGCAGCGGGGACCAgacccccggccccggggcagcGATGGGGGATGCTCACCGCAGTGCTGGCTCATCTCCTGCCTGACGAAGGCGCggatctcctcctcctgccggACATATGGAGGGGCAAAGGACCCACGTCGCAATGGGGGATGGTGCAAttagagaagaggaaaaacccTTTCCCCGGGCCCCAGCAGAGCCCGGAGGTGGGGGAAGGCCCTCAATCAGTGGCAGTGGGATGGATCCAACACCCCTTCCCACCCCGGTGACGTGAGCGCTGCGAGTCTGAGCCAGGTCCCTCCTGGCTCCTTACCGTCATGCCCGGTTCCCCTTTCTCCCCACGGAGCCCCTGGGTGCCAGGACTGCCCTAGGGACAAGCAGAAGGGAGGTGGGAGTTTGGCCCTGGCTGGGGCTCACCGGCCCAGGGCCGGACACCCGCTCACCCACCTGCTCTCCTCTCTCGCCAGGGATGCCGGGCACGCCGCGGGCCCCTGGCACCGACTGTCCAGGGGGGCCTCTCTCCCCCTGCAAAGGACACATGCTCAGGATCTGGCTGGTGGCTCTGGagcctctctgctctcctcagcCGCCATGGATGTTCTGCTTTCCCCATCCCCGCAGCGCAGGGACACCTGTgcaggtggggatggggacaggaatGGGTCTAGCCCAGCCCCAGGACAAGCAGGGTCCCAACCCCTCAGGCTCCCATTCCCTGGGCAGGGGGACACAAGGGAGGACCCCAAAGCCGGTGAGTTGGCAGGGCAGGGACTGAGCTGAGACGTGGTTCCTGATGCCATCAACCCCTCACCCACTCCGGGGACAGGACCCTCCCCTCCTCACGGCACCCGGCGGGGGACCGGCCAGCTGCAGTGGGGACTCACCTTCTGGCCCTGCATGCCCTCGGGACCTCGT
This window encodes:
- the UCN2 gene encoding urocortin-2: MASWRREWGGSACGTLAGTHPAWRAVGPWQRDGGDTTRCSAPAVCSPQALLAVLRCRTLLTFLVVLGVPARAWKGPSHEQLPPAPRAGDGGKLTKQETTGANETLPDLPEMRRGDHGSGGGSHPDKASPPLLEGSARKALPWPMSPAAKRPAPRKKARMVSLSLDVPTHVLKILLDLAREKELQAKAAANAELMARLGRRK